A genomic region of Thermoflexus sp. contains the following coding sequences:
- the mvaD gene encoding diphosphomevalonate decarboxylase has protein sequence MEAARRATAQAHPNIAFIKYWGNRDDRLRLPANPSLSMNLGALRTVTTVTFLEEEGPDVLILNGIRVEGPARDRVEAFLNHVRGMAGLRGQAVVESSTDIPAGVGLASSAAAFAALAVAAAAALGLDLSERELSILARLGSGSACRSVPPGFVEWVAGDRHEDSYAYSIAPPEHWALWDVIAIVSEQHKAVSSSEGHRRAATSPLHALRVATASERVARCREAIQQRDFESLVEIVETDAIWMHAVMMTSRPPLFYWEPATITVLQAVRRWREEGLPVAFTLDAGPNVHVLCPGEVAPEVAQRLERVPGVRRVLTSGPGGGASRIPGS, from the coding sequence ATGGAAGCAGCTCGACGGGCGACAGCGCAGGCCCATCCGAACATCGCCTTTATCAAATACTGGGGGAATCGGGACGACCGGCTTCGCCTTCCGGCGAACCCTTCCCTCTCGATGAATCTGGGGGCGCTGCGCACTGTGACTACGGTGACGTTCCTGGAGGAGGAAGGGCCGGATGTCCTGATTTTGAATGGGATCCGGGTGGAGGGCCCGGCCCGGGATCGGGTGGAGGCGTTCCTGAATCATGTGCGGGGGATGGCCGGGCTTCGGGGGCAAGCCGTGGTGGAGTCGAGCACGGACATCCCGGCCGGGGTAGGGCTGGCTTCCTCGGCGGCCGCGTTTGCGGCGCTGGCGGTGGCCGCCGCCGCGGCGCTGGGACTGGATCTTTCGGAGCGCGAGCTCTCCATCCTGGCCCGTCTCGGCTCCGGGTCGGCTTGTCGGTCCGTGCCCCCTGGCTTTGTGGAGTGGGTGGCGGGGGATCGCCACGAGGATTCGTATGCCTACAGCATTGCCCCGCCCGAGCACTGGGCGTTGTGGGATGTGATCGCCATCGTCAGCGAGCAGCATAAGGCGGTCAGCTCCAGCGAGGGCCATCGCCGGGCGGCCACCAGCCCGCTCCACGCCCTGCGGGTGGCGACGGCCTCTGAACGGGTTGCTCGCTGTCGGGAGGCGATCCAGCAACGGGACTTCGAATCCCTGGTGGAGATCGTAGAGACGGATGCGATCTGGATGCACGCCGTGATGATGACCTCGCGGCCTCCGCTGTTCTACTGGGAGCCCGCCACCATCACGGTCCTGCAGGCGGTCCGTCGCTGGCGGGAGGAAGGGTTGCCTGTGGCCTTCACACTGGACGCCGGACCCAATGTGCATGTGCTCTGTCCGGGGGAAGTCGCCCCCGAGGTGGCCCAGCGGCTGGAGCGAGTGCCCGGGGTGCGACGGGTGCTGACCAGCGGGCCAGGGGGTGGAGCCTCTCGTATCCCGGGCTCATAG
- a CDS encoding sialidase family protein translates to MRAFSRGLSLIGLLLPGLTVSLALARMEAEWLPPPLWGPNEVANSDRSGFAQQEPSLAIHPQDPWNLVVAAKDFRRTQDITREVWIYVSFDGGRSWPIQLPFPGLPPAITRQSDPVALAAENGRFYVLVLGAGTPAYRHHGLFLTWSDDGGRTWRDAVTVISEPSTVLDDKPWLARDNRPGSPFYGRLYVAWRPMHADVLWMVHSGDGGLSWSPPVTAAEGEGVQGAMPVIGADGAVHLFYVEPMSPTTPGEIRVVTSFDGGRSFSAPRTVAHVLQPPSPVRPYDRWRLYTLPSAAADPSDANRLYVTWTELSTRGDLGTEVVFARSEDGGRTWSVSVPFAAPGDAAHPIVRTDSRGWVHLFWLDRRRDPGNRLFDAFYAYSPDGGRTWSLPFRVSSRSFDLNVGVPPISPAPGDYWGLDVARDRVCAAWSDTRFGDEDIMVACGILPASARLLLPRVPLW, encoded by the coding sequence ATGCGGGCGTTTTCCCGAGGGCTATCCCTCATCGGGCTGCTTCTGCCGGGACTGACGGTCTCCCTGGCGCTGGCCCGGATGGAGGCGGAATGGCTCCCTCCACCGCTCTGGGGTCCGAATGAGGTCGCGAACAGCGATCGCAGCGGCTTCGCCCAGCAGGAGCCCAGCCTGGCCATCCATCCTCAGGATCCATGGAATCTGGTGGTGGCCGCCAAGGATTTCCGGCGCACCCAGGATATCACCCGCGAGGTCTGGATCTATGTCTCTTTCGATGGCGGGCGCTCCTGGCCGATCCAGCTCCCCTTCCCCGGGCTCCCCCCTGCGATCACCCGGCAGAGCGATCCCGTGGCCCTGGCGGCCGAAAACGGGCGCTTCTACGTTCTGGTCCTGGGGGCAGGGACCCCCGCTTACCGCCATCACGGGCTCTTTCTGACATGGTCGGATGACGGGGGGCGCACGTGGCGGGACGCGGTGACGGTGATCTCGGAGCCATCGACCGTCCTCGATGATAAGCCATGGCTAGCCCGTGATAACCGGCCCGGCAGCCCGTTCTACGGGCGCCTCTATGTGGCCTGGCGCCCGATGCACGCCGATGTGCTGTGGATGGTCCACTCCGGAGACGGGGGGCTTTCCTGGTCGCCCCCAGTGACCGCGGCGGAAGGGGAAGGCGTTCAGGGAGCTATGCCGGTGATCGGGGCGGACGGCGCGGTCCATCTGTTCTATGTGGAGCCGATGTCCCCGACCACGCCGGGGGAGATCCGCGTGGTGACTTCGTTCGATGGTGGGCGTTCCTTCTCTGCCCCCCGGACGGTGGCCCACGTCCTCCAGCCTCCCAGCCCGGTGCGTCCCTACGACCGGTGGCGGCTTTACACGCTCCCCAGCGCGGCGGCGGATCCTTCCGATGCGAACCGGCTCTATGTCACGTGGACCGAGCTCTCCACCCGGGGAGATCTGGGAACGGAGGTGGTCTTCGCCCGTAGTGAGGATGGCGGTCGAACGTGGAGCGTATCCGTTCCGTTCGCCGCTCCCGGAGATGCGGCCCATCCCATCGTGCGAACGGATTCCCGTGGATGGGTGCATCTGTTCTGGCTGGACCGCCGGCGGGATCCGGGAAACCGTCTGTTCGATGCCTTTTATGCGTATTCGCCGGATGGCGGCCGGACGTGGAGCCTGCCGTTCCGGGTCAGCAGCCGCTCCTTTGATCTCAACGTGGGGGTGCCTCCGATCAGCCCGGCCCCCGGGGATTACTGGGGCCTGGATGTGGCCCGCGATCGGGTGTGCGCGGCCTGGAGCGATACCCGATTCGGGGATGAAGATATCATGGTCGCGTGTGGGATCCTTCCCGCTTCCGCGCGCCTGTTGCTTCCGCGGGTTCCGCTCTGGTGA
- a CDS encoding ABC transporter substrate-binding protein has translation MKQRIGIGLALMVGLILGAIGCRPSSSAGPMRVRFGALPILDVLPVYVAQTEGYFARAGLEVEVVPAASAAERDQLMQAGRIDAMVNDTVSALFYNKEKPQIYVVRIARQAYPQAPQYFILANPSARIGSPQDLKGVEIAISQGTVIEYMTDRILERAGLKPGDYQTVNIPRIPDRLQALVEGRVKAATLPDPFATLAIQQGAKVIADDREVQSISLSVLSFRAEVVEKNPEAVRRFLQAWDQAVAAINANPDKYAGLLSEKKLVPQPLVGTYRLPPYPERALPTREQFADVIAWARGKGLISGDIPYERLVREIR, from the coding sequence ATGAAGCAGCGGATAGGGATCGGGCTGGCTCTGATGGTCGGGCTGATCCTGGGGGCGATCGGGTGCCGGCCTTCATCGAGCGCAGGTCCGATGCGGGTCCGCTTCGGGGCCCTGCCGATCCTGGATGTCCTGCCGGTCTATGTGGCCCAGACCGAGGGCTACTTCGCCCGGGCCGGTCTGGAAGTGGAAGTCGTGCCCGCGGCCTCTGCGGCCGAGCGGGATCAATTGATGCAGGCCGGGCGCATCGACGCCATGGTCAACGATACGGTTTCGGCGCTCTTCTATAACAAGGAAAAACCCCAGATCTACGTGGTCCGCATCGCCCGCCAGGCGTATCCGCAGGCGCCCCAGTATTTCATTCTGGCGAACCCGAGCGCCAGGATCGGAAGCCCCCAGGATCTGAAGGGGGTGGAGATCGCCATCTCCCAGGGGACGGTCATTGAGTATATGACGGACCGGATCCTGGAGCGGGCGGGGTTGAAGCCGGGGGATTACCAAACGGTGAACATCCCGCGCATCCCGGATCGGCTACAGGCGCTGGTGGAAGGCCGGGTGAAGGCGGCCACCCTTCCGGATCCCTTCGCGACCCTGGCGATTCAGCAGGGGGCGAAGGTGATCGCGGACGATCGGGAGGTCCAGTCGATCTCCCTGAGCGTGCTCAGCTTCCGGGCGGAGGTGGTGGAGAAGAACCCGGAGGCAGTGCGGCGCTTCCTGCAGGCATGGGATCAGGCGGTGGCGGCCATCAACGCGAACCCGGACAAATATGCCGGCCTTCTCTCCGAGAAGAAGCTGGTGCCCCAGCCCCTGGTGGGAACCTATCGGTTACCCCCGTATCCGGAGCGTGCGCTCCCCACCCGAGAGCAATTCGCGGATGTGATCGCCTGGGCCCGGGGGAAAGGGCTGATTTCGGGCGACATCCCCTACGAGCGGCTGGTGCGGGAAATCCGTTAA
- a CDS encoding M50 family metallopeptidase, with amino-acid sequence MSEPMIGVPWGILGFLLVLGPLIFFHELGHLLTAKLGGVAVEEFGFGFPPRLVTLGRWGETVLSLNAIPFGGFVRLRGEEDPEVPDGFAARPWPWRLLILAAGPLMNMLVAWGVLILIFLLGVPAPRVQIQGVASDSPAARAGLRSGDLLIAMDGIPVSTTEEVRRLAQERRGQTVILRIRRDGVEREVSVYVRPDPPPNQGAMGVIIATVPDYQRIQRFGVPGAIVRGTAMFATLTGQLFSLPARIVLGLVPPSVLQPAGPIRIGAEAGEALQASVEVGSPNVFLTFTALISLALAFTNLLPIPALDGGRILFVLVEAVRGRRVDPQRERIVHLIGFFLLITLLVFLTVREAGELLRPAGS; translated from the coding sequence ATGAGCGAGCCAATGATCGGAGTGCCCTGGGGAATCCTGGGGTTCCTGCTGGTTTTGGGTCCTTTGATTTTTTTCCATGAACTGGGACATCTGTTGACCGCGAAGTTGGGTGGGGTTGCGGTCGAGGAGTTCGGTTTCGGTTTCCCCCCGCGCCTGGTGACCCTGGGCCGCTGGGGAGAGACGGTTCTGTCCCTCAACGCGATCCCCTTTGGGGGCTTTGTGCGGCTGCGCGGGGAAGAAGATCCGGAGGTTCCGGACGGGTTCGCCGCCCGGCCGTGGCCGTGGCGGCTGCTGATCCTGGCGGCGGGCCCGTTGATGAACATGCTGGTCGCCTGGGGGGTGCTGATCCTGATCTTCCTGCTCGGGGTTCCCGCTCCCCGGGTGCAGATCCAGGGTGTCGCTTCGGATTCGCCCGCGGCCCGGGCCGGGCTTCGATCGGGCGATCTCCTCATCGCTATGGATGGGATTCCGGTCTCCACGACCGAGGAGGTGCGAAGGCTGGCCCAGGAGCGCCGCGGACAAACCGTGATCCTGCGGATCCGTCGCGACGGGGTGGAGCGGGAGGTTTCCGTGTATGTGCGGCCGGATCCGCCTCCCAATCAGGGCGCGATGGGGGTCATCATCGCCACCGTCCCGGATTACCAGCGGATTCAGCGCTTCGGCGTTCCCGGGGCGATCGTCCGGGGCACGGCGATGTTCGCCACGCTGACCGGGCAGCTCTTCAGCCTACCAGCCCGCATCGTGCTGGGACTCGTTCCCCCAAGCGTGCTTCAGCCAGCGGGCCCGATTCGAATTGGGGCGGAGGCTGGCGAGGCGCTTCAAGCCAGCGTGGAGGTGGGCTCGCCGAATGTGTTCCTGACCTTCACAGCGCTGATCAGCCTGGCCCTCGCGTTCACCAATCTCCTGCCGATCCCCGCCCTGGATGGCGGACGGATCCTGTTCGTTCTGGTGGAAGCCGTTCGGGGCCGGCGGGTGGATCCGCAGCGGGAGCGGATTGTCCATCTGATCGGCTTCTTCCTCCTGATCACGCTTCTGGTTTTCCTCACCGTGCGAGAGGCCGGCGAGCTCTTGCGGCCAGCCGGCTCGTAA
- a CDS encoding DNA repair helicase XPB — translation MAIRLAFPITIQTDRTIWLETRHPEYEQARDALARFADLERSAGSIHVYRMTPLSVWNAAALGLTAEEILAGLEQFSGGHVPETLRQEIREWMARYGRFRLEMEDGRLWLVADDPALLAWAADQSVVAPFLRTAPGGSIRDRVEVEPRARGHLKQALLYLGYPVEDAAGYIEGARLDLRLRPASRSTGEPFRLRPYQEEAVEAFLQAGSGVVLLPCGAGKTIVGLGVMARLQTATLIIATNTVAARQWIAEILDKTDLSPDQIGEYTGHRKQIRPVTVATYQILTHRPRRDFEEDLLRQFPHFRLFNALDWGLIIYDEVHLLPAPVFRITAQLQARRRLGLTATLVREDGLEREVFALIGPKRYEAPWRELEARGWIAAVECHEVRVPMGPEDRLRYATAEESERYRLAATNRAKEPVVRQLLEKHLEDTVLIIGHYLDQLERIARAIRAPLITGRTPVVERERLFDQLRRGEIRRLVVSRVGNFAIDLPDANVLIQVSGTFGSRQEEAQRLGRILRPKRNGVLAHFYTLVSRDTVEQDYAARRQLFLTEQGYRYEILEAEELPAYHPAVADVPVWYRSLPGSRSDRRGPSSNGHGSLA, via the coding sequence ATGGCGATCCGCCTCGCTTTCCCGATTACAATCCAGACCGATCGAACGATCTGGCTGGAAACCCGGCACCCGGAATATGAGCAGGCCCGGGATGCCCTGGCCCGCTTTGCAGATCTGGAGCGAAGCGCCGGGTCGATCCATGTCTATCGAATGACCCCCCTCTCGGTATGGAACGCGGCCGCCCTGGGCCTCACGGCGGAGGAGATCCTGGCCGGGCTCGAACAGTTCAGTGGCGGCCATGTCCCCGAGACGCTCCGTCAGGAGATCCGGGAATGGATGGCTCGCTATGGACGGTTTCGCCTGGAGATGGAAGACGGCCGGCTCTGGCTGGTCGCCGATGATCCGGCGCTCCTGGCCTGGGCCGCCGATCAATCCGTGGTCGCCCCCTTCCTCCGGACGGCCCCGGGGGGCTCGATCCGGGATCGAGTGGAGGTGGAGCCTCGGGCCCGCGGACATCTGAAGCAGGCGCTTCTTTACCTGGGTTATCCAGTGGAGGATGCGGCCGGATACATCGAGGGGGCGCGCCTGGATCTGCGCCTGCGCCCGGCCTCCCGTTCCACGGGCGAGCCGTTCCGCCTGCGGCCTTACCAGGAGGAGGCCGTTGAAGCTTTCCTCCAGGCGGGGAGCGGGGTGGTTCTGCTCCCCTGCGGGGCCGGGAAAACCATAGTGGGCCTGGGGGTGATGGCCCGGTTGCAGACGGCCACGCTGATCATCGCCACCAACACGGTGGCCGCTCGCCAGTGGATCGCCGAGATCCTGGATAAAACCGATCTGAGCCCGGATCAAATCGGGGAATACACCGGCCACCGGAAGCAGATCCGTCCGGTGACGGTGGCCACCTACCAGATCCTCACCCACCGTCCCCGACGGGATTTCGAGGAGGACCTTCTCCGCCAGTTCCCCCATTTCCGCCTGTTCAACGCCCTGGATTGGGGGCTGATCATCTACGATGAGGTCCATCTGCTGCCCGCCCCGGTCTTCCGCATCACGGCGCAGCTCCAGGCCCGGCGACGTCTGGGGTTGACCGCCACGCTGGTGCGGGAGGATGGCCTGGAGCGGGAGGTGTTCGCCTTGATTGGCCCCAAGCGCTACGAGGCCCCATGGCGGGAGCTGGAGGCGCGGGGCTGGATCGCTGCCGTGGAATGCCATGAGGTCCGCGTTCCGATGGGGCCGGAGGATCGGCTTCGATATGCCACGGCGGAAGAAAGCGAGCGGTATCGCCTCGCGGCCACCAATCGGGCCAAAGAGCCGGTGGTCCGTCAGTTGCTGGAAAAGCATCTGGAAGATACCGTGCTGATCATCGGCCATTATCTGGATCAGCTGGAGCGGATCGCCCGGGCGATCCGCGCCCCGCTGATCACCGGCCGCACGCCGGTGGTCGAGCGAGAGCGGCTCTTCGACCAGCTGCGCCGGGGGGAGATCCGCCGCCTGGTGGTCTCGCGGGTGGGCAATTTCGCGATCGATCTCCCAGACGCCAACGTGCTCATCCAGGTTTCAGGGACCTTCGGATCACGCCAGGAGGAGGCCCAGCGTCTGGGCCGGATCCTTCGCCCCAAGCGCAATGGGGTCCTGGCGCACTTCTACACTCTGGTGAGCCGGGATACAGTGGAGCAAGATTATGCCGCCCGGCGCCAGTTGTTCCTCACGGAGCAGGGCTATCGATATGAGATCCTCGAGGCGGAGGAATTGCCCGCTTATCACCCGGCCGTCGCGGATGTGCCGGTCTGGTATCGTTCCCTGCCTGGCTCGCGCTCCGATAGGCGAGGACCTTCCTCCAATGGGCATGGATCGCTGGCTTGA
- a CDS encoding aldo/keto reductase encodes MEYRTLGRTGLKVSVLCLGTMTFGWTADEPTAHRILSAAVDAGVNFIDTADIYPYWAPGAWAGRTEEIIGRWLKGRRREALVIATKVRGPMGPGPNDQGLSRKHIMEAVEGSLRRLGTDYIDLYQVHWPDEETPLEETLRALDDLVRQGKVRYIGASNFPAWLLCKALWISDRNGWARFDSLQPHYNLLHRAEFERELMPLCRDQGLGVIPYSPLAGGFLTGKYRRDAPPPSGSRGAVSEWLSRYLRSERAWRTLEEVERIARELGKTPSQVALAWVRSNPVVTSPIIGASTVEQLQELLGAVGWSLPEETKQRLDALTAWEGE; translated from the coding sequence ATGGAATATCGCACCCTCGGACGAACGGGTCTGAAGGTCTCCGTTCTCTGCCTGGGAACCATGACCTTCGGCTGGACGGCGGATGAGCCCACGGCGCATCGGATCCTCTCCGCCGCCGTGGACGCGGGCGTCAATTTCATCGATACGGCTGACATCTATCCTTACTGGGCTCCAGGGGCATGGGCCGGGCGCACCGAAGAGATCATCGGCCGCTGGCTGAAGGGGCGGCGGCGTGAGGCCCTGGTCATCGCCACGAAGGTGCGCGGGCCGATGGGCCCGGGCCCCAACGACCAGGGGCTCTCCCGAAAGCACATCATGGAAGCGGTGGAAGGGAGCCTCCGCCGCCTGGGGACCGATTACATCGATCTCTATCAGGTCCACTGGCCCGATGAGGAGACGCCCCTGGAGGAGACCCTTCGGGCACTGGATGATCTGGTGCGGCAGGGGAAGGTGCGCTACATCGGGGCCTCGAACTTCCCGGCGTGGCTGCTCTGCAAGGCGCTGTGGATCAGTGATCGGAACGGATGGGCGCGCTTCGATAGCCTGCAGCCGCATTATAACCTGCTCCACCGGGCGGAGTTCGAGCGGGAGCTGATGCCTTTATGTCGGGATCAGGGCCTGGGCGTGATCCCCTACAGCCCGCTGGCGGGCGGTTTCCTCACCGGGAAATACCGGCGAGATGCTCCGCCCCCTTCCGGCAGCCGGGGGGCGGTCAGCGAATGGCTCTCGCGTTACCTCCGGAGCGAGCGGGCGTGGCGGACCCTGGAGGAGGTGGAGCGGATCGCCCGTGAGCTCGGCAAAACGCCTTCTCAGGTCGCCCTGGCCTGGGTGCGGAGCAACCCGGTGGTGACCAGCCCGATCATCGGGGCCAGCACCGTCGAGCAGTTGCAGGAGCTCCTCGGCGCGGTAGGCTGGTCCCTTCCAGAGGAGACGAAGCAGCGCCTGGATGCTCTCACCGCATGGGAAGGGGAGTAG
- a CDS encoding YgfZ/GcvT domain-containing protein gives MAIEREWIAAWQDAAIWKDAQWGRLLVRGEDRLAFLQRMSTNDFRGMQPGMVLPTVFTTPTGRIVDWAHAWALEEEILLLTSPGAGPTLRSWLRRYIFFRDRVRIEDGADRWEVMGLIGPRAVERLGWSPGSSYGSQRIRVEAMEVLAARTDFPPVIWIIGPPDPLRALQEHLEAQGVPAMGKATWEIWRIEQGIPAWGRELTERVNPLEAGLRFAISFQKGCYIGQEVIARLEHYEKVRRRLMGLHLEEEIPAEGARLEVEGQEVGWLTSSVRSPRWGPIGLGYVLREYAEPGRPLSVRSGERAIPARLATLPFSWNPMPGAPE, from the coding sequence GTGGCCATCGAACGGGAATGGATCGCGGCATGGCAGGATGCCGCGATCTGGAAAGATGCGCAATGGGGGCGGCTCCTGGTGCGCGGGGAGGATCGGCTGGCCTTCCTGCAGCGGATGTCCACGAACGACTTCCGCGGGATGCAACCCGGCATGGTCCTCCCCACGGTCTTCACCACCCCCACCGGGCGGATCGTCGACTGGGCCCATGCCTGGGCGCTGGAGGAAGAGATCCTGCTCCTGACATCCCCCGGGGCAGGCCCGACGCTGCGCTCGTGGCTTCGACGGTATATCTTCTTCCGGGATCGGGTTCGGATCGAAGACGGCGCTGACCGCTGGGAGGTCATGGGGCTGATCGGGCCCCGGGCGGTCGAGCGTCTGGGGTGGTCGCCCGGCTCCTCTTATGGGAGCCAGCGAATCCGGGTGGAGGCGATGGAAGTCCTCGCGGCGAGGACCGATTTCCCGCCGGTCATCTGGATCATCGGCCCCCCCGATCCCCTCCGGGCGCTGCAGGAGCATCTGGAGGCGCAGGGCGTGCCGGCCATGGGGAAGGCCACATGGGAGATCTGGCGGATCGAACAGGGAATCCCCGCCTGGGGTCGGGAGCTGACGGAAAGGGTGAATCCGCTGGAAGCCGGCCTTCGGTTCGCGATTTCCTTTCAGAAGGGCTGCTATATCGGGCAGGAAGTCATCGCCCGCCTGGAACACTATGAGAAAGTCCGCCGCCGCTTGATGGGCCTGCATCTGGAGGAGGAGATCCCGGCCGAAGGCGCCCGCCTGGAAGTGGAGGGGCAGGAGGTCGGGTGGCTGACCAGTTCGGTCCGTTCCCCCCGGTGGGGCCCCATCGGTCTCGGATATGTGTTGCGGGAATACGCCGAGCCCGGTCGTCCCCTTTCCGTTCGATCCGGCGAACGAGCCATCCCGGCCCGGCTGGCCACATTGCCCTTTTCCTGGAATCCCATGCCGGGCGCTCCGGAGTGA
- a CDS encoding glycosyltransferase family 4 protein: protein MRVVLLSKAMVVGAYQRKAEEIARYEDVELIVLVPPAWRDERGALPLERAHTRGYTLLVEPIALNGHFHLHFYPHLGRRLRALRPDLLHIEEEPYNLATWHAVRIAKRMGIRVIFFSWQNLLRQYPPPFCAWEREVLRSADAAIVGSETAARVWRAKGYAGPLAVIPQVGVDPELFSPATERPPRPFTIGYVGRWVPEKGIDLLLRAAVGLPGDWRVRIIGSGPEGPALRRLAERLGLSGRVSFEPPLPSTRMPEVYRSLDVLVLPSRTRWNWTEQFGRVLIEAMACGVPVIGSSAGEIPWVIGEAGLVFPEDREDALREALRRLMEDPALYQSLQEKGRQRVLERFTHQRIAADTVAVYRAVVYRP, encoded by the coding sequence ATGCGGGTGGTCCTGCTCTCCAAAGCCATGGTCGTGGGGGCGTATCAACGCAAAGCGGAGGAGATCGCCCGCTACGAGGACGTCGAGCTCATCGTGCTTGTCCCTCCTGCCTGGCGGGATGAGCGGGGGGCACTTCCCCTTGAGCGGGCGCACACCCGGGGCTATACCCTGCTGGTGGAGCCCATTGCCCTCAACGGACACTTCCACCTGCATTTCTATCCCCACCTGGGCCGACGCCTGCGCGCCCTGCGGCCGGATCTCCTGCACATCGAGGAGGAGCCCTATAACCTGGCGACCTGGCACGCCGTCCGCATCGCGAAACGGATGGGGATCCGGGTGATCTTCTTCTCCTGGCAGAACCTCCTTCGTCAATATCCCCCGCCGTTTTGCGCGTGGGAGCGGGAGGTCCTCCGATCCGCCGACGCGGCGATCGTGGGCAGCGAGACGGCCGCCCGGGTTTGGCGGGCCAAGGGATACGCGGGGCCTCTGGCGGTGATCCCCCAGGTGGGCGTGGATCCGGAGTTGTTCTCGCCGGCGACGGAGCGGCCGCCCCGGCCTTTCACCATCGGCTATGTGGGCCGGTGGGTCCCCGAGAAGGGGATCGATCTCCTGCTCCGGGCGGCCGTGGGGCTGCCCGGAGACTGGCGGGTGCGGATCATCGGGAGCGGCCCCGAAGGGCCGGCCCTGCGCCGGCTGGCGGAACGCCTGGGGCTCTCCGGACGCGTCTCGTTTGAGCCCCCATTGCCCTCCACGCGCATGCCGGAGGTCTATCGAAGCCTGGATGTGCTGGTGCTTCCCTCCCGAACCCGGTGGAACTGGACGGAGCAGTTCGGCCGGGTGCTGATCGAGGCGATGGCGTGCGGCGTTCCGGTCATCGGCTCCTCGGCCGGGGAGATCCCCTGGGTGATCGGGGAGGCCGGGCTGGTGTTCCCGGAGGATCGGGAGGACGCCTTGCGGGAGGCTCTCCGTCGTCTGATGGAAGACCCCGCGCTCTACCAGTCCCTGCAGGAGAAGGGCCGGCAGCGCGTCCTGGAGCGGTTCACCCATCAGCGGATCGCTGCAGATACGGTGGCGGTGTATCGAGCGGTCGTCTATCGACCCTGA
- the mtnP gene encoding S-methyl-5'-thioadenosine phosphorylase, with product MSREPVKLAIIGGSGLYQMEALQDVEEVRIPTPFGDPSDAIIIGTLEGRRVAFLPRHGRGHRIAPSEINSRANIYALKVLGVERIVAVSACGSLREEFAPGHVVVPDQLIDATKGKRAYTFFGNGLVVHISMADPFCPHLSEYVYQAVKAVGGTVHKGGTFITIEGPRFSTKAESRVWRQWGADIIGMTAVPEAQLAREAEICYAAMAHVTDYDVWHESEEPVTAEMVIQRLAANVALAKEAIRVLARILPDERPCACGNALQHAFATDLSLIPESLRRDLEPILGKYLQQPRPAS from the coding sequence ATGTCGCGAGAGCCCGTGAAGCTGGCCATCATCGGGGGAAGCGGTCTCTATCAGATGGAAGCCCTGCAAGATGTGGAGGAGGTGCGGATCCCCACGCCCTTCGGGGATCCCAGCGATGCCATCATCATCGGGACGCTGGAGGGACGGCGGGTCGCCTTCCTCCCCCGCCACGGGCGCGGCCACCGGATCGCCCCCAGCGAGATCAACAGCCGCGCGAACATCTATGCGCTCAAGGTGCTGGGGGTCGAACGGATCGTCGCCGTGAGCGCCTGCGGGAGCCTCCGGGAGGAGTTCGCCCCCGGCCACGTGGTGGTCCCGGACCAGCTGATCGATGCGACGAAGGGGAAGCGCGCTTACACGTTCTTCGGCAACGGCCTGGTGGTGCACATCTCGATGGCGGATCCCTTCTGTCCTCACCTGAGCGAATACGTTTACCAGGCAGTGAAAGCGGTGGGAGGCACGGTACACAAAGGGGGGACCTTCATCACGATCGAAGGGCCGCGTTTCTCCACGAAGGCCGAGAGCCGGGTATGGCGGCAGTGGGGGGCGGATATCATCGGCATGACGGCGGTGCCGGAGGCTCAGCTGGCCCGCGAGGCGGAAATCTGCTATGCGGCGATGGCGCATGTGACCGATTACGATGTCTGGCATGAAAGCGAGGAACCGGTGACCGCGGAGATGGTGATCCAGCGCCTGGCCGCCAACGTGGCCCTGGCCAAAGAGGCCATCCGGGTCCTGGCCCGCATCCTGCCGGATGAGCGACCGTGCGCCTGCGGCAACGCCCTGCAGCACGCCTTTGCCACCGATCTCTCCCTGATCCCTGAATCCCTCCGGCGCGATCTGGAACCGATCCTGGGGAAATACCTCCAGCAGCCCCGCCCGGCCAGCTAA
- a CDS encoding thioesterase family protein, whose amino-acid sequence MPGTSGNRPVVATTFYVRYAETDQMGIVHHSAYLVWFEEGRSQYMRACGADYADIERSGALFAVTEAHARYEAPARYGERVTVRTWVEEVRSRAITFGYAVYNADTGERLATGWTRHVCLDRNGRVTVIPEIWRSMLARGPQSASFGDQRVQVEEVG is encoded by the coding sequence ATGCCGGGAACATCCGGGAATCGACCGGTTGTGGCGACGACGTTTTACGTGCGCTATGCCGAAACCGACCAGATGGGCATCGTGCATCACAGCGCCTATCTGGTCTGGTTTGAGGAAGGGCGAAGCCAGTATATGCGCGCCTGCGGGGCCGACTATGCGGATATCGAGCGCAGCGGGGCCCTGTTCGCGGTGACGGAAGCGCACGCCCGTTATGAGGCCCCTGCCCGCTACGGCGAGCGCGTCACAGTGCGCACATGGGTGGAGGAGGTCCGCAGCCGCGCCATCACCTTTGGCTACGCCGTTTACAACGCCGATACCGGGGAGCGCCTGGCCACGGGCTGGACCCGGCATGTCTGTCTCGATCGCAACGGCCGGGTCACGGTGATCCCGGAGATCTGGCGATCCATGCTGGCCCGGGGTCCTCAATCCGCCTCCTTTGGAGATCAGCGCGTTCAGGTGGAGGAAGTAGGGTGA